In a single window of the Methanomassiliicoccales archaeon genome:
- a CDS encoding cation diffusion facilitator family transporter — MHKTRIAMLAIVVGIFIFLLKLAAYFTSNSVALLSDALESIINIVASIMMFAALSIAAKAEDEGHKYGHQKAENISALVEGVLIIVAAVLIIEASVGRIFDPVGFEDVNLGIIISLGATSLNGILATIMLRESKK, encoded by the coding sequence GTGCACAAGACCCGGATAGCGATGCTAGCCATCGTGGTAGGCATCTTCATTTTCCTGCTGAAGCTCGCGGCATATTTCACCTCCAACTCAGTGGCATTGCTCTCCGACGCTCTGGAGTCGATCATCAACATCGTGGCCTCCATCATGATGTTCGCCGCACTGTCCATTGCTGCCAAGGCCGAGGATGAGGGTCACAAGTATGGCCACCAGAAGGCGGAGAACATATCCGCCCTGGTGGAGGGCGTGCTTATCATTGTGGCAGCCGTCCTGATCATCGAAGCTTCGGTAGGCCGCATATTCGATCCGGTGGGTTTCGAGGACGTGAACCTTGGCATCATCATCTCCCTGGGAGCCACCTCCTTGAACGGCATATTGGCCACGATTATGCTGAGGGAATCGAAAAAGA
- a CDS encoding fibronectin type III domain-containing protein encodes MKKIAILLLSLALLLTGLSLISEEADAAEVGPPGTPTGVGGVGYIDVSWTAAPGTPLYYYIYSNVVMGTGPGEGSYMSGSAQGNQLTYQQTHRCEPGTPSPLTPGYSMYFQVSAYYGGSEFQYSAWVGPFTSVGYPGAPTALACSNDAGNVSLSWSAPASLGGGTISNYTIYRSTTSGTEVELATTSGSATSFTDLTVGGGQTYFYKVAAFNGYIGPKSNEGSVTVPPGKPAETQNLVCTPGENSIMLTWDAPGNNGGSVITHYNIYRSTTSGSESLIGSTTDAGLLYEDDTVELGETYYYQVAAVNSNGVGHKCPEISITFATFPSAPLNLQGVMGSGKITLTWEAPVSDGGIPITYYDINRLNESDGLGWVEQFDYVEGGIHSYNDTYVQLGNRYQYSVMACNNVTYPYIDGPKSNTITVNYALAPSEPFTVNLAPGAGTILVSWNAPNSTGGSPIEAYWIFWGTSPGAHTNSASSGLLTSYTITGLARNTTYYIAVAANNSDARGPYSSEVHAQTPTVPGAVEDLMIISDDGQTTLSWTPPSSNGRSGITYYCIYRGISAGSETYLVGNTGANCTWIDRPLINGHTYYYSVHAHNAVGAGSNVTYSIVPATTPGSPTNIHAIGGLFKITVTWNQPVAIGGGILNYQVYRGSTWGDATLHTTVGNVTTYDDTVGMNETWSYWVLGQNWAGVGSRSGQAMATSFSLPNAPAISAVTSGNGYVNLVWSAPSFTGNTPLTGYQVYRSASPGAESLLSDAGLVLSYNDTTAINGNTYYYVLKAVNVVGEGLPSDEVSATLPGLPTAPLDIWVNGGIGQISLQWSAPLYMGGGIQHYLVYRSLDGDERLLDTIGNVTNYVDTTAEIGVVYGYRIAASNLAGEGPLSVQVQESTIYQPNAPWMFTATPELGYVHLAWASSTNDGNSVLLGYRIYRAVDDGSKTLLKEVAAERPRGGSLMSRLLTYDDRAVVNGTNYSYAITSFNVGYESPLSGNATAIPYNTPSAPTGVTVTGGLRNVTISWSAPAHDNGASVTGYWISFQAYAGGETSYIDAGLAMSHLFLGLENATAYSVRVLAYNIAGNGSYSDIISGMTFGPPYAPTISLTSGDGWVNVSWSTPSSDSTVLGYKLYRGIATGELTPYQTLGPLTFFNDSSLVNGLGYIYKVQAISSLGLGEMSGELSATPSAAPTAPTGVIAIRGNSNVSLSWTAPSNDGGSVISGYALYCGSAEGSETYRIAVSGTKFTFDGLTNGLPYFFRVAAVNVRGNGTLSSVATATPATVPGLPADITATPAVGKVALSWSAPLGNGGLTIEGYNVYRGTTAGTMVKIANVTLLKYTDESGVQGIEYWYKVSCSNAEGEGAGISVSATSLYPPPAPTSVNIERSGSSAVIKWDMPVANATSGPVSSFAIYRIDASGNEVLIAMVNDSEARTYTDTTAPDGTANYRVQAVYGDLAGFEASQSTGVTLPAKAAGTDLFLPIAALLAFAAILVLFLVARRRKKEQ; translated from the coding sequence ATGAAGAAGATCGCCATATTATTGCTGAGCCTAGCGTTGTTGCTAACTGGATTGTCCTTGATATCGGAGGAGGCGGACGCCGCCGAGGTCGGACCTCCCGGAACACCGACGGGGGTTGGCGGCGTAGGATATATCGACGTCAGTTGGACGGCGGCACCGGGTACTCCGCTCTATTATTACATTTACAGCAACGTGGTCATGGGTACCGGTCCCGGCGAGGGGTCTTATATGAGCGGCTCGGCCCAAGGGAACCAACTGACCTATCAGCAGACACACAGATGCGAACCCGGCACACCCTCCCCCCTCACACCAGGCTATTCGATGTATTTCCAGGTCTCCGCATATTATGGCGGTTCGGAATTCCAGTATTCGGCCTGGGTGGGCCCGTTCACTTCGGTCGGTTATCCCGGCGCCCCCACGGCCCTGGCGTGCTCCAACGACGCTGGAAATGTCTCCCTTTCCTGGAGTGCACCTGCCTCTCTGGGCGGAGGCACCATAAGCAACTATACCATCTACCGTTCCACGACTTCGGGGACGGAGGTCGAGCTAGCAACCACTTCAGGCTCCGCCACATCCTTCACTGATCTCACGGTCGGAGGCGGCCAGACCTATTTCTACAAGGTCGCCGCCTTCAATGGCTACATAGGACCGAAATCCAATGAGGGTTCCGTCACAGTGCCCCCGGGAAAGCCTGCAGAGACACAGAACCTAGTGTGCACTCCAGGAGAGAACAGCATCATGCTGACCTGGGACGCCCCAGGGAACAATGGCGGTTCGGTCATAACCCACTATAACATCTATCGGTCGACCACTTCCGGGTCGGAATCGCTGATCGGCTCCACCACGGATGCCGGCCTGTTATATGAGGACGATACCGTCGAACTCGGTGAGACCTATTACTATCAGGTGGCCGCCGTGAACTCCAATGGCGTTGGCCACAAATGTCCGGAGATATCGATAACCTTCGCCACCTTCCCAAGCGCCCCGCTAAACCTTCAGGGTGTCATGGGATCGGGGAAGATCACATTGACCTGGGAAGCCCCCGTCAGTGACGGAGGTATTCCCATCACATACTATGATATAAACCGTCTCAACGAGTCGGATGGATTGGGATGGGTAGAGCAATTCGACTACGTGGAGGGCGGAATACATAGCTATAACGATACCTATGTCCAGCTAGGCAACCGATACCAATATTCCGTTATGGCCTGCAACAACGTCACTTACCCATATATCGACGGGCCGAAGTCGAACACCATCACCGTCAATTATGCCCTGGCCCCATCCGAGCCGTTCACCGTGAACCTAGCCCCCGGAGCGGGCACGATACTGGTCTCATGGAACGCCCCCAACTCCACCGGCGGTTCCCCGATCGAGGCATACTGGATCTTCTGGGGGACCTCCCCGGGGGCCCATACCAATTCTGCAAGCTCAGGATTGCTGACCAGCTACACCATCACGGGACTGGCCCGGAACACCACATACTACATCGCCGTCGCCGCCAACAATTCCGATGCACGGGGGCCATACAGTTCAGAGGTCCATGCGCAGACCCCCACCGTCCCGGGAGCGGTCGAGGACCTGATGATCATTTCGGACGATGGGCAAACGACGCTGTCTTGGACACCGCCCTCATCCAATGGACGTAGCGGAATCACGTACTACTGCATCTACCGTGGCATCTCGGCCGGGAGCGAGACCTATCTGGTCGGCAACACCGGCGCAAACTGCACCTGGATCGACCGTCCCCTGATCAACGGACACACGTACTATTACTCCGTTCATGCGCATAACGCCGTGGGAGCCGGATCGAACGTCACGTACTCGATCGTCCCGGCCACCACGCCTGGTTCCCCGACCAACATCCATGCCATCGGTGGTCTTTTCAAGATCACCGTCACCTGGAACCAACCGGTTGCCATCGGCGGAGGCATTCTCAACTACCAGGTCTACCGCGGATCGACCTGGGGTGACGCAACTCTGCACACCACCGTAGGCAATGTCACCACATACGACGATACCGTCGGCATGAATGAGACCTGGTCCTACTGGGTCCTCGGTCAGAACTGGGCCGGAGTGGGTTCGCGGTCAGGCCAGGCAATGGCAACCTCTTTCTCCCTTCCGAACGCACCGGCCATATCGGCGGTGACGTCCGGCAACGGATACGTGAACCTCGTCTGGTCGGCACCGTCATTCACCGGTAACACGCCTTTGACCGGCTACCAAGTGTACCGGTCCGCGTCCCCCGGGGCCGAATCGCTCCTATCCGATGCCGGCCTGGTACTTTCATATAATGACACCACGGCGATAAATGGCAACACCTATTACTACGTCTTGAAAGCGGTCAACGTGGTCGGAGAAGGACTGCCATCGGACGAGGTCTCGGCGACCCTGCCCGGCTTGCCGACCGCTCCGCTCGATATTTGGGTCAACGGCGGGATAGGGCAGATATCACTGCAATGGAGCGCCCCTCTATACATGGGCGGCGGGATCCAGCATTACCTGGTCTACCGTTCCCTGGACGGTGATGAGCGCCTCCTCGACACCATCGGCAACGTCACAAATTACGTCGATACGACCGCTGAGATCGGGGTCGTCTACGGATACCGGATCGCAGCCTCAAATCTGGCGGGCGAAGGTCCGTTGTCAGTCCAGGTGCAGGAGTCCACCATTTACCAGCCTAACGCCCCCTGGATGTTCACCGCCACCCCAGAGCTCGGATATGTGCACCTGGCATGGGCCAGTTCCACCAATGATGGCAACTCGGTCCTTCTGGGATACCGTATCTACCGCGCCGTCGATGACGGGTCGAAAACACTCCTGAAGGAGGTGGCCGCGGAAAGGCCACGGGGCGGCTCTCTCATGTCCAGGCTGCTGACGTATGACGACCGCGCCGTGGTCAACGGCACAAATTACTCCTATGCGATCACATCGTTCAACGTCGGCTATGAAAGCCCGTTATCGGGGAACGCGACGGCAATTCCGTACAACACGCCCTCGGCGCCCACCGGAGTCACGGTTACTGGCGGGTTGAGGAACGTTACGATATCCTGGTCCGCACCGGCACACGACAACGGCGCCAGCGTCACCGGATACTGGATCTCGTTCCAGGCGTATGCGGGCGGCGAGACATCGTACATCGATGCAGGGCTGGCCATGAGCCATCTGTTCCTCGGCCTGGAGAATGCCACAGCCTACTCTGTCAGGGTGCTGGCCTACAACATTGCCGGGAACGGATCGTACAGCGATATCATCTCGGGAATGACGTTCGGTCCGCCGTACGCTCCTACGATAAGCCTAACCTCGGGGGATGGATGGGTCAATGTATCGTGGTCGACTCCGTCCTCGGACTCCACTGTGCTGGGATACAAACTGTACCGCGGCATTGCAACCGGGGAGCTGACCCCGTACCAGACGCTCGGACCGCTCACGTTCTTCAATGATTCCTCATTGGTGAACGGTCTAGGATACATCTACAAGGTCCAGGCGATCAGTTCGTTGGGCCTCGGCGAAATGAGCGGAGAGCTCTCTGCCACTCCCTCTGCGGCTCCGACAGCGCCGACCGGCGTTATCGCGATCAGAGGGAACAGCAACGTCTCCCTGAGCTGGACCGCTCCGTCCAATGATGGCGGTTCTGTGATATCTGGCTATGCGTTGTATTGCGGCTCTGCGGAAGGGTCCGAGACATACCGTATTGCCGTGTCGGGCACAAAGTTCACCTTTGACGGTCTGACGAACGGCCTGCCCTACTTCTTCCGGGTGGCCGCGGTCAACGTCCGCGGAAACGGAACCTTGAGCTCGGTGGCGACCGCTACCCCTGCGACCGTCCCTGGGTTACCGGCCGATATTACGGCCACCCCGGCAGTGGGCAAAGTGGCGCTATCCTGGTCAGCTCCATTAGGCAATGGTGGCCTGACGATCGAAGGATACAACGTTTACCGCGGGACGACCGCAGGAACGATGGTTAAGATCGCGAATGTCACTCTGCTCAAGTATACGGATGAATCGGGTGTCCAGGGCATCGAATACTGGTATAAGGTCTCCTGCAGCAATGCCGAGGGTGAAGGTGCCGGTATCTCCGTGTCGGCCACCTCGTTGTATCCGCCACCAGCCCCGACCAGCGTGAATATTGAGCGCAGCGGCAGCAGTGCGGTCATCAAATGGGACATGCCTGTCGCGAACGCCACGAGCGGTCCGGTGTCCAGCTTCGCCATCTACCGTATCGATGCGTCCGGCAATGAGGTCCTGATCGCCATGGTTAACGACAGTGAGGCAAGGACGTATACGGACACGACCGCTCCGGATGGAACTGCCAACTATAGGGTGCAGGCGGTCTACGGCGACCTGGCCGGGTTCGAAGCGTCCCAAAGCACCGGGGTCACGCTTCCGGCGAAGGCGGCAGGAACGGACCTGTTCCTTCCGATCGCGGCATTGTTGGCGTTCGCAGCGATCTTGGTGTTGTTCCTGGTAGCAAGGAGAAGGAAGAAGGAACAGTAA